From Microbacterium sp. LWH11-1.2, one genomic window encodes:
- a CDS encoding class I SAM-dependent methyltransferase, whose amino-acid sequence MRDPRHFEGLADVYAAARPPYPTALWDAVRDLGVLQPGRRALDLGAGTGQATGPLLAAGLSVTAVEPGPRLAEQLRMRHPEATVLVDRAEDVELPPESFDLVVVATAVHWMDLGILLPKLHRVLAAGGHLLVWRTVFGDAAAPVTPFREQVTRIVHDRQALDDPGTDTEDAAATAASLTASGLFTVADISRFRWDVELDVDQVRRLFATFSNWSAEEVDRAASAARDLGGRVVEHYSSWLIVLRPTDAAIPPRGS is encoded by the coding sequence ATGCGTGACCCCCGGCATTTCGAAGGGCTGGCCGACGTGTACGCGGCAGCTCGGCCGCCGTACCCGACCGCACTGTGGGATGCCGTCCGCGACCTCGGCGTTCTGCAGCCCGGGCGCCGCGCCCTCGACCTCGGCGCCGGCACGGGCCAGGCGACCGGTCCGCTTCTGGCGGCAGGGCTTTCGGTGACAGCGGTCGAACCCGGTCCTCGGCTCGCCGAACAGCTGCGGATGCGGCATCCCGAGGCCACCGTGCTCGTCGATCGCGCCGAAGACGTGGAGCTCCCGCCGGAGTCGTTCGACCTCGTCGTCGTCGCCACCGCCGTCCACTGGATGGACCTCGGGATCCTCCTGCCGAAGCTGCACAGGGTGCTCGCCGCAGGAGGGCACCTGCTCGTCTGGCGCACCGTGTTCGGGGATGCCGCCGCTCCGGTGACGCCGTTCCGCGAACAGGTGACCAGGATCGTGCACGACCGTCAGGCGCTGGACGACCCGGGAACCGACACCGAGGATGCCGCGGCGACCGCGGCATCCCTGACGGCATCCGGTCTGTTCACTGTCGCCGACATCTCACGGTTCCGGTGGGACGTCGAGCTCGACGTCGACCAGGTGCGCCGGCTGTTCGCCACCTTCAGCAACTGGTCCGCAGAGGAGGTCGACCGCGCGGCTTCTGCCGCCCGCGACCTGGGCGGGCGCGTCGTCGAGCACTACTCCTCGTGGCTCATCGTGCTCCGACCGACGGATGCCGCCATTCCTCCGCGCGGGAGCTGA